The genomic DNA atatacatcaggacagcacaataaggtttatttttttacagattttattatatatttatttgatatcatagtcatatttgtaatattatatccttacaataattggtacaaatgaaaaaaacaaatattgtttcatattcacttttgtgaacttttttcaatgaaagatatccatagtgaagaatatgttttgttttgtttttaattttgaaaaaaaactgtttcaaagaatattttcctgtttttcttgtgtataaataattgtattgtgagcataaaaatggctaaaaaggTATGgatcaccaggctaaattttatgttaagaccgcttgaatacaacacctgttcggacgaaaaaggGCGCAAACCTAACCAAAATGAtcacatgtatatctgctagaagttaaaaatagctttaaaaaatcttaaatttttgtataatTGAATGCTAAATGATATGTACAACattgtctttgtactaaaatacgatgtgaaaacacaaccacaaaaatggcaagatacctgtcaggcatgatacttgtcaaaacaacataaaccagtatcaacatttgattactgataaaacttatcaaaaatgttatttcattcaagattcctcatatttaaaattgtctgtaacatgtttaaaCAATGTTGACTTttcttcagttttccatagaaagtgtcggctgtgcagaaagatgcgcataaaaatcTATAGGCATTCCCTTTAATCTAACATAGATATTGTTTCGTCTGGATATCGTGACGCCATGACACAGTGCACGTGGCGTTGTGCGTATAAAATGGAAATCATTGTTAAAATCATTGCAAATTGCAAATGAATCGAACAAAATaggaagtttgtttgttttacaagtaTGAAAGAGATATATTTCATCCTTGAACactatatttgacatttttaacaaGTGGCGCATATTGCATCTGCTGTTCACTGGTCAAATGCATTGCGTTCATacacttaaacaaacaaatattctctgtATGTACATATGTTTAGAAAGCTACGCTGCTAATATAATAGTCTCAATAGTTTTAATAGAGTTTTAcatgatttaaattaaaaaaagcaaaactagAGTGCCaaagtttatttattcttatttcaCACAAAATCACAAATTTAATAATTCTAATTGCTTTGTATCAGATCATGATTTTCTTGTTCAACCATGGTATTTTACTAGTCATATTTTTCGAATAATTTTAGtttataaatctatatttatttatttcggatcttgtttttctttttcaatcatcgTATCAAACTGCTCTTTGTTCCAGTCCATTCTTTTTTTAACACCAGATATCCTTAGCTCGTCCGCGTTCTTATACTGCTCCTGTTCAAGATATGTCTTCACTGCTTCTTCCCATTTTCCCTGCTTCATCAGTTCTGCTGTATTTCGTAGCAGATCACCCCTGTATCCTGCATTTACAAGTGCCGTTTGCACATTTGACGGCACACTATTGAAAAGATCTTCTCCCACCAGTCTTTTTGCTTTCGGGACATATATGTTGTCAATATCGTACTGAATagcgaatagaaaaaaaaagtatatcgCTAGCCAAATATGCGCATgacatatgtatgtatgtatttatatataactttGATTTTTATCTAAAACTAACAGATGCTTCACGATAAGAAATATTTGAGTTACGAAACTCTTTCTTTACACCAtttgtatgaatattttttttattttacttaaaacagaGGCACTAAATGCATTTAAAGCGCTGTGATTGGCCTTTGCCTACAGATGCAAATCCCAGCTTCAAAACTGAAACATTCGTATAAAGCACAACCAAACAAAGCTATAAGGAAGATTTTTCGGAAGCAAAGGGCACCACcaagccatgcatcgcaaaataTGCGAAACCGTCTCCAACTGGTTATCAATTAAAACAGCATTACTGTCgagtttaaaaagtaaaattcaaaaaGATACGTTTAACTCATTATTACTTATCATAGTTAGAACAACATGTACATTactattattttcattcttaaaaatgattttgacgaAACAGATTGTATTTACAGTATTTGACCTACATTAAACAAAGCTCGAGCTTCATCCTCTGTTATTTCTTGCTCTCCCGACTTGACCTTGTCGAAATCAACGTCAGGTAAGACTTTCTTAAACGTTTCCTTTGCATCAGGTCTGTTTAAATTAAACCCTATTCCTGAAAACaatacttttcatatttattttcttgttatatttGCTGCAAATTCTTTCTTATTTTGAGATGCTGTGACTGACTGCGCTTTTTCGACTgaggtatatgtatatatttaagtaaacataattatgtttgttcacTGTAGTTGAACAGAAGTAAATAGCAGAGTTTACATTGCCTTTTTATGCGACGCAGCCATTTGTTATGATTCTGTATATAAAAGCATTGACTCAGCAAATTGAATATGGTATTATTATCAGAAGGGATATTAAATAACGACTTCATTGGTATGTATATTTTTCGTATGAAGATCAGGGACAtcttcaaatatttataaattcgCATGATTTTGATAAGCTCGGAAGTGTTTCAAATGGAATATGAAAGTGAACTGATAAAACATATGCCCAAGAATAATTGCATGAATTCTAacaatcaaaataataacatgTTTCATTATTTGAGTCTAAATACTGTAACACTTgttttcacactggccatagctttcgaagatgcggtggttccaacgccgtgACGGAGTTTTTCATGTTTAGCTAACAACAACAAGAGAGACAGGAGctcacatgtgtactcttcctgCCACAAACATTTATTCGGTGCAATTCGTTTccaataatttaaacaaaacacttctgtacagttttaTGAGGGACTGCTGATTTTGTGGAATTTCTATTAAAGTTGTCgattttttgtacaaaacgacccctgattACGTTTGCATTACAGCTTAAGTATGACACTATCAAACAACAACCATTTCCCcgtaatcggtgaattttcatcgcaaaaatatgaaataatcgactaaaaaatgattccaacgcagggGCAGTGGATACAATGTAACGCATTACGGTGTATCTGATTCCGTTAGCGCCCGTTTTGGACTTTTTCTTAGCATGAACTGCACTTATCCCTGGGGTACGACCATTACATCACTTTGACACAACACAGAAATAGAAAACGGATGTTTATTAATAATGTGCTATTGATTTTTACTTCCATTTTCtgactgttgaaagtaacatataTTTTTAACCTTATGTTACATAATCAACTGCTTCAGTTGCTAAGAACTAACATTATGTTcaacatataaaatgtacttcACTTTGTAAGAAAAAAGTCAAGATTTCTTGTTTGAATATTGTAAACTAAACAAAGAAACAGATTACCAACGTCTAACAAAATACAATCAGGAAAAGTCCAGAAATTCAATTACTTCTCAAAAAGGTCACAGTGCTAATTAAACACCAGGAACGTTGGGCTTCGATTTATTTTTGAGATGGTACATACATTTCTTCCCTTTAGTCAACAAACCGTTTTCTGTCCTTCTTCTCTTCCGGCTTTTATGATTTTCCAGGGGCGGGCCCCGCCCCCTCTTGATTCGCGCATTATGTGTATCACATTTCATGTCCCCGCAGGATTTAGCAGTTTATGTTACTCTGCACAAAgtagtatttaaatttttgacttaTTAGCTCTGCAAATATGTGCTGAAAAGCACAACTATGGATCGGAGTCTTGAGTTACTTGTCTGTGACGTCAAATCCCGGAAAAGTGCAGTTTAGATACCAAAACGGACATTAAAGGAATGAATCGGACACACCGTAATGCATTGCAACTGTATCCACCGCCCACTGCGTTGGAATCAATTTTGGTCAATTATTTCATATACCTGCATTGACAATTCATGGAACACGAAGGAATGAATGATGTTTGATAGTGCCATACTTATGCTGTAATTCAAACGTAATCAAGGGCCGTTTTGTGTAAAAATTCTACAATTTTGATCGAAAGTCTACAAAATCAACAGTCCCTCATCTagctgtacagaagtgtttacattaatggcaAGGTCTTGCACTGAACAAGAGTTTCTGTCTGGTAGAGTACATATTTGGGCTCCAGTCCCAATTGTTGTTTCCAGCCAAAtgtgaacaaatttgataaactcattagaaaacgtaCCGATGACAGCGGAAATAAATTCACCCGGGAATGTTTATCCGCCGCTTCCGCGAAGAATTCTCCACCGTCGCGGCATTGGAACCACCACTTCTgtgaaagctatggccagtgtggttaTTTGACGATCAAATAGATTCTTATATAGTTTGTCAAACTTGACAAGGGAGGAGTTTTTAAAAATCCTTACCTATAGTCGTATCATAAACATCTGGATTATGCGGCTGAGCATCGTACACTTTTAATTTCAACGTTTCAAATCCTTCAATCACTTTCTTCGtgtctaaatgaaaatatatgttttataaatctttCAAAGATTAAGTATGATTGATCTTCAAAAACTCCTCATGAAAGTTATTCACATAAAGTTTCAGAgacaattttcatttctacataacagtcaaaaatcagaaaaaaataatggtTTCGTTTTCAATATTCTCCTTAATAAATGcgagtaaacaaatattttcagatgttGGGTTTTGTGTCGGTGACGTCGGTTTTGGTTTTGGCTTTGGTTCAGACTTTCTTGTAAGTAGAAAAACGTGATACCTAGATATCAGAGTTAGAAATTTAATACGTTAACGGGTAGGCGCTTGTATATAGTTTTTGTTACCGTAATGCGGACTAAATACTTGTGGTAATGAAACTCAGAACATTGATATTTTGTCCAAATTTTAACTTCGCATGCTTACTTTGTTACTTAAAAAGAGAAATGGGATACCTTATTATTTGTGTTACTACAACTGGTATGGGAAAATTCTACTATTcactttttaaacaaattctagattatcattcaaaatcaccaatttgaagaaataagaatgttatTTACATCTGGTAATAAACATAtacgtcgatctaattccgtcCTTGTCAAATTAGGttaaactgttattttaaattacatgtttgaataaaaatatttaaatttcaaaaattattttttaattaattaacttttaatttatgattcacatatattttgcccttaaaagatataatcaaaagtttaaatacatatttaaaatgggaatatccttcccggctctcaattttgaaacaaaaccccgattatcattcaaaatcaccaatttgaggaATACACTGCAAACtgcctcgggcaaggtataaactccgcttgtgtaaaaagtttcacaatgttgtcgCAGTACCTCTAATTACAAAACCAGTGTAaggtcaagattatcaagataagagagattaacaaaagTCGATACTCGCGTTAAGATGGTATAAAGAGAAACAACCCAATTTAACCgatctggcttaataatcaagggacaatactcttcaaaacacggtctcatttcggacatgtttattttttttttcttatttttttctttctttttttaaagaccAAGACCAAAATTCT from Mercenaria mercenaria strain notata unplaced genomic scaffold, MADL_Memer_1 contig_2223, whole genome shotgun sequence includes the following:
- the LOC128552271 gene encoding uncharacterized protein LOC128552271 isoform X1 produces the protein MDIKKLLHVVVFFCVLSEGLAWWGRSRSSSSSRSTSRRSSSRSSSSRRGTGLWGRRRNQSPKPAPKPETKPQPKTPAPVAKPKSNSGGSGKHKSGWWSGQNSGRRRNQPSKPASSGKDKSGWWFWKRKPATSAPIPVPKPTPRPAAPKPKFEDTKKVIEGFETLKLKVYDAQPHNPDVYDTTIGIGFNLNRPDAKETFKKVLPDVDFDKVKSGEQEITEDEARALFNYDIDNIYVPKAKRLVGEDLFNSVPSNVQTALVNAGYRGDLLRNTAELMKQGKWEEAVKTYLEQEQYKNADELRISGVKKRMDWNKEQFDTMIEKEKQDPK
- the LOC128552271 gene encoding uncharacterized protein LOC128552271 isoform X2 — encoded protein: MDIKKLLHVVVFFCVLSEGLAWWGRSRSSSSSRSTSRRSSSRSSSSRRGTGLWGRRRNQSPKPARSGKHKSGWWSGQNSGRRRNQPSKPASSGKDKSGWWFWKRKPATSAPIPVPKPTPRPAAPKPKFEDTKKVIEGFETLKLKVYDAQPHNPDVYDTTIGIGFNLNRPDAKETFKKVLPDVDFDKVKSGEQEITEDEARALFNYDIDNIYVPKAKRLVGEDLFNSVPSNVQTALVNAGYRGDLLRNTAELMKQGKWEEAVKTYLEQEQYKNADELRISGVKKRMDWNKEQFDTMIEKEKQDPK